In Candidatus Rhabdochlamydia sp. T3358, the genomic stretch TATTTGATTTTGGAGGAGTTGTTCTTGATTTTCCTCCAACTGGTATAGAAAATTTTGTTTCTAATTCCCTTAATATATCTATGGATTTGGTGAAAAAAACTCTGTTTCCAACGGGAGGAGAATTAATTGAGGGAAAAGTTTTAGAAAATACTTTTTGGGAAAATTATGCTCATTTGGTTCAACGCGTATTGCCTTCTGATTGGGAAGAGCAATTAAGAGAGTTTTTTTCTAAGAACGCCCATGTTAATTCAAAGGTCATTCAAATAGCGCAAGCTTTAAAAGAAAAAGGGTTCCTTTTACCTCTATTATCAAATATTTCTCCTTTTCAAGTAAAAATTTTTAAAAACCTCAATTATTTTATCCCCTTTGATCCTTTACTATTTTCTTGTGAAATAGGGTTTAAAAAGCCAGACCCTAGGATTTTCAAATTTTTGTTAGAAAAAATGGATTTAGAGCCTCAAGAGTGTCTTTTCATAGATGATGATGAACAAAATGTGAATGCTGCAAATAATTTAGGGCTGAACGGAATCCAATTCCAATCTGTGCAAAAATTAATTTGTGATTTGGCACCATTTTTTGCCTTTGATCTATCTCCAAAAAAATAAAGATTAAAATGGATAAAATTATAACAATTATCTTTTTCAGTCTCGCTACTATAAATATAGACCTTCTATGTCATGAATCAGTAGCTTCTCCTGAATTTTCGGAACTAAGCAATATTTTTTCTATCAACAATGAGACTACAGAAATTCAGATGAATCAGCTATCTGAAACATTGGGTATTGAAGTGATTGGCTTGGATTTATCTCTTGGTATAAAAAAAGAAGAGGTTAACGCATTAAAAACACTTCTTGCTAAATACCTCGTTGTTGTTATTCGAAACCAACATTTATCAGTTCAGCAACAAACAGACATTACACGTTGTTTTGGTGATCTTGAAGCCGCATGGAATAACGAAAATAGACACAGAAAAGACGACTATGTATATGTAATTACTAACAATATTCTTAAGCAAAACCCTAACTATAAAAGCCCCACCTATTTTTGGCACTGGGATAAGAACTTTATTCGTTATCCGACAAGTATAAGTTTTGCTTTTTTTAACTCAGAACCTCAACCTGAAGGTTTGGGAATGACCGGGTTTTCAAATTTATACGCTGCTTATAATGGATTATCTGAAAAGTTAAAGCAAGAAATTGAGAGTTTATACGTTATCCACTCCTATGATCACATGACCAATATAAGGCAGGAAAATTATGAAAAAGCATCGTTAAAATTTCAAAGAGGAGCTGAAAAATTTCCCGATGTTATTCACCCTCTCGTACGTATTCATCCGATTACAGGAAAACGCACACTAAATTTGGATGAATTATATCAGTCAAAAATCATAGGTATACCTGAAGAAAAAGATAATGAGCTTAAAAAATCATTGTTGGGACAAGCTGTGCAAAAAAAATATCTTTATTTTCATTCCTGGAAAAAAGGTGATTTTGTCTTTTGGGACAATCTAGCTCTTCTCCATAAAGGTACACCAAGTGATCCCAAGAT encodes the following:
- a CDS encoding HAD family phosphatase translates to MIKATIFDFGGVVLDFPPTGIENFVSNSLNISMDLVKKTLFPTGGELIEGKVLENTFWENYAHLVQRVLPSDWEEQLREFFSKNAHVNSKVIQIAQALKEKGFLLPLLSNISPFQVKIFKNLNYFIPFDPLLFSCEIGFKKPDPRIFKFLLEKMDLEPQECLFIDDDEQNVNAANNLGLNGIQFQSVQKLICDLAPFFAFDLSPKK